Within the Echinicola sp. 20G genome, the region AAATTGAGTTTCTAAAGGGAGTAGGACCACAAAAAGCCGCCTTGATCAATAAGGAACTTAATATTTTTACCTTTGGAGAACTTCTCCAACACTATCCTTTCCGGTATGAGGATCGCACCAAATTTTACAAAATCAACCAGATCAATGGTAACCTGGAACATGTTCAGGTAATTGCTAAAGTCCGACGACTTGAAACGATTGGTTTGGCCCGTAAAAAACGATTGGTCGCCTACATCGAAGATGAGACTGGCGAGATGGAGCTTACTTGGTTCAAAGGCATCCAATGGGTAGCCAAAAAACTCTTGCCTGGTGCCACTTATATTTTCTTTGGAAAACCCAACCAGTATGGCCGCAAATTTAGCATTGCCCATCCAGAAATGGAACCCTTAACAGCTGCCCAGGAAGAAAAAAGCTCTTTTCAACCAGTTTATCCTACGACAGAGAAACTGCGGGTAAAGTACCTGGACAGCAAGGGAATTTCCAGAATTATGGCCACCTTGGTCCAAAACGCGTATCCCCAAATTCAGGAAACATTGCCTGACGATGTCTTACGTCGTTTTAACCTGACAGCCAAAAATGATGCCCTCAAGCAAATCCACTTTCCCGATGATCCAGAAAGGCTCAAAAGAGCCAGATTTCGGCTAAAATTTGAGGAATTCTTCTTCGTGCAGCTAAGGCTTCTCAAATTAAAATTGACCAGGACTGAAAAATTTAAAGGACAAGTCCTCACACAAATTGAGCTGCTGAACCAATTTTACAAGGACCATCTTCCCTTTGACCTTACCAATGCACAAAAACGGGTCATTCGAGAATCCTATAATGATATGCGTTCTGGCAAGCAGATGAACCGGCTTATTCAAGGCGATGTGGGCAGTGGCAAGACCATTGTTGCTTTTATCTGTGCACTGATCGCCATCAGCTCTGGCGCACAGACTTGTCTAATGGCCCCAACTGAGATTTTGGCCACACAACACTTTGAAGGACTTAAGGAGTTTGCTGATATGATGGGGCTGCGTATTGATCTTTTGACTGGCTCTACCAAAAAATCAGCGCGCAAAAGGATCCATGGAGAGCTTTTAAATGGGCAATTGCATATCCTGATCGGCACACATGCCTTGTTAGAAGATGTGGTGCAGTTTCAAAATCTAGGACTAGCCATTGTAGATGAGCAGCACCGCTTTGGAGTAGCACAGCGCGCCAAGCTTTGGGCTAAAAACAAAAACTACTATCCTCATGTCTTGGTCATGACCGCTACGCCCATTCCAAGAACCTTGGCCATGACACTATATGGAGACTTGGACATCTCGGTTATCGATGAGCTTCCCGCAGGAAGAAAGCCTATCCAAACTATCCATCGCTTTGACAAAGACCGACTGAAAGTCTTTGGTTTTATGAAAAAGGAAATCGAATTGGGCAGGCAAATCTATGTGGTCTATCCGTTGATCGAAGACTCTGAAAAAATGGACCTCAAAAGCCTTATGGATGGTTATGAAAGTATTTGTCGGGCTTTTCCCCAATATCCTGTTAGCATCGTCCATGGCAATATGAAACCGGCCGATAAGGAATTTGAGATGCAACGTTTTGTAAAGAACGAAACCAAAATCATGGTGGCCACCACTGTGATTGAAGTGGGGGTAAATGTACCCAATGCTTCAGTCATGGTCATTGAAAATGCAGAGCGTTTTGGCTTATCCCAACTCCACCAGCTTCGGGGAAGGGTTGGCCGGGGAGCAGAACAGTCTTACTGTATCCTGATGAGCAAATATGAACTTTCCAAGGACAGCCGCGTAAGGCTGGACACCATGGTAAGAACCAATAACGGTTTTGAGATTGCTGATGTGGACCTCAAGCTTCGCGGACCGGGCGATCTGATGGGCACCCAACAAAGTGGGGTAGCCGACCTGCTCATAGCAGACCTCAGCAAAGACGCCCCCATCCTCACCATGGCCAGAGATGCTGCGCAAGCACTTATCCAAGAAGACCCAAATCTACAGCTTCCACAAAATGCCATGGTTTTAAGGCAAATCAAAAACCAGAAGAAACACGCAGTCAATTGGAGTAGGATTAGCTAAAATAAAAAAAACCACCCCCAGGTAAAACCTGAGAGCGGTTAAGTATATAAACCAGTTTTATTTATTTCGTAATTATGCCGATCTCCGCAAAGGAGGCCTCTTTTCCATCCAATGTCTTAGTTGCCTTTAGTTTGATAAACCTAGCTGGAACCGCATCAAAGCTTATTTTCTGCTCTATTGGGCTGTTGGCAATGTTTCCAAATTCTCCAGCGCTAACTGTCTTCCATTGCTTACCATCTGTGCTCACAGCAAAATCATAATGAGAAATCACACCAGACATATAGCGGTTTTGCATAGGCATATAGGTAAAGCCTTTTAAGCTTACTGCCTCAGCCAAATCGATCACTATCTCATCACTTTCACTGATGTAATTGGTGTAATCATTTTCATCGATCGCCTGTGCCGCCTTTTCTCCCCCTCCGATTACTTCCCAGTTGACTTTGGCCAAATCCAAATCAGCTCTGCTAGGCTCACTCACTTTGCCTGAAGTTTTGTCCACAGCAATGGCCTTGACCGTATGGGCAGTTTTGATTTCAAACGCCCCCTCATATTTGTTAGAGCTTTCGGAAGGGTCACTGCCATCAGTGGTATAATAAATATCCACTCCTTGGTCTGGCACTTCCAAACTCACCATTCCTTCTACTGTTCGTTTTATTTCAGGAGCTAGAACTACCTTCGGTGCATTATAGATGGCTACCTTTGAAATCGTAGGTGCAGCTTTCGCATCTTTGACAGTGAACCTTACTGCAGTAGCAGTTACATCAGGAAATCTCAAAATCCGCTTGTAACCTATGGTAGTTTCATCAGCAATCTGCTCCCAACCACCTTCTGTCTCTGCCTCCACAGTAAATGCTTTAACTCTTTGTCCCAAAGGAATGTACTCCTGAACCAAAAAACGATTAAAGGTGGTCGGCTCACCAAATGAAATGGTCAATGCCCCAGATACTTCTCCATCAGCTGTGGCCCAGTAAGTTGCTGGATCATCATCCAAGACCATCTCTGCTTCAAAGCCATGGCCTCTTTCCACTGTAGCTGAAACATCCAGATCTGCTCTTGCCAGGTTATTGGCAAAATCCTCCTTCACTTTCTCAGCCAACTTCAATACTTGCTCCACATCCCTTTCATGAATCAAACCTCTCTTATCAACAGGGAAGTTGAGGAGAAATGAACCATTTCGGCCTATACTTTCATAATAGATGTCCAAAAGTTCAGGTAAAGATTTCACTTTATGGTCTTCATATTCATGATAATACCAACCTGGACGAATGGAGACATCCACCTCTGCAGGAACCCAGTGTGTTCCATCTTCCTGGCCATCTGCATAGTCCGTGTGGTAATTAGGCATACCTCCATAAATTTCATCACGCAATAAGTTTGACCAGGTGGTTTTGTAAGCATGGCCTTCTTCGTTCCCTACCCATCTGACATCTGGTCCAGCATCACTAAAGATCACCGCATTGGGTTGAAGCTCACGAATGATCTTATACGTATTTTCCCAATCATAATAGCTTTTTTTATCTACCCTTCTTTCTTCATTGGCTCCACCATAGTATCCGGTACCACCATTCGCACCATCAAACCAAACTTCAAAAACATCCCCATAATTGGTCAATAGTTCACGAAGCTGGGCACGGAAAATTTCTATGTACTCTGGCGTTCCATAATCTTCATTGTTCCGATCCCATGGAGATAGGTAAACACCAAATTTTAACCCATATTCTTTACAAGCCTCAGAAAGCTCCTTCAAGACATCTCCTTTACCATCTTTCCAAGTGGAGCTTTTTACAGAATGATCCGTAGTGGCTGTTGGCCAAAGACAAAAACCGTCATGGTGCTTCGCTGTCAAAATGATGCCCTTCATGCCTGCCTCTTTGGCTACTCGAGCCCATTGACGACAGTCCAGTGCGGAAGGATTAAAAGTCTTTGGATCTTCATCTCCCATACCCCACTCCATATTCGTGAAGGTATTCATATTGAAATGGACAAAAGCATAAAACTCCATGTCTTGCCATGCTAACTGTCTTTCTGAAGGTACTGATTCCACCGGAGCCGGTGGTGCTACTTTCTCACTCTGACAGGCAACTGCCAGAAGCAATAATATTAGATACTTTTTCATTATGGGGTTTTAAGGTTGATCTACTAATATAAGTATTTGTAAAGTAGGATGAATGTATTTTAACTGATTTAGAAAATTTTTAGTAAATACATGCAAAAATTGTACGCATTAAGGCAAAAGCACTAGTCCTTATCCAAAAATTTTCAATTATCTATCTTGAACCATTTATATAAAAAATTAAAAGATCTTCGAAGATTGCGAACAAATTAATGTCCTTTTGGCTTCTTTTGGTTAGCATTTATATGGTTATGTTTACATCATGGTATTTTTGAAAAAAGTATTGGCCCTTTTCTTTATTGTTTTGTTTCCAATGATGGTTTCCGCGCAAACGGTAATTACTGTTTTGGATGCTGAAAATGGAAATCCTATACCGGGAGTACTCATTCGACTGTCCAACCAGACCAAGCTTATTGCTGATGAAAATGGTCAGGCCAGAGCCAATTTGAATCATCAGCTTACTGCTTTGTTTAGCCATTTAGCATATGAGGACTTGTGGAAAAACTTAGAACCCGGAAAAACAGACACAGTTCGCCTTTTCAAAAAAACCAATAGTCTTTCTGAAGTTATTGTTTCTTCATTTGGTTCAACACGTAGCTTACTGGAACAAGCAGCAGCAGTAAGCCAAGTGAATGAAAAGGAACTTTATCGCTTCAATGAAACCTCCTTGGTCAATGCCTTTAACACGCGGTCTGGTGTAAGGATGGAGGAAAGGGCTCCTGGAAGCTACAGGATCTCCATCCGCGGTAGTTCTTTGAGAGCACCTTTTGGTGTGCGCAATGTCAAAATCTACTGGGATGACATTCCCTTTACTGCACCGGACGGGACTACGCCACTAAATATCCTTGACCTCAGCAATGTCCAAAACACCGAAATTATCAAAGGCCCAGCTGGAAGCATTTATGGAGCAGGCAATGGTGGCGTGATCAGCTTCACTCCTAAAAAAATTAAAGCCAATAGCGCCAATGCAGATCTTGCAGTAGGTGATTTTGGCTTGCTAAAGTATCGTTTGGGAATGGAACAGTTATTAGAAAATGGGGACATTTATGCCAGTTTCGTCCAACAAAAATCGGACGGATACAGAGACCACAGTGCCTTGGACAGAAAAGTATTCAACATGGGAGCAAATTTCTATCCCTCGAATAAACAGAGTATCTCCACCCAACTGTTGTATTCTGATCTTTTTTATGAATTGCCAGGAGGACTGACATCCGAGCAAGTGGCAGAAAACCCACAACAGGCTCGACCTGGATCAGCAGCCCAGAACGCTTCCATCAACCAGAAATCACTCTATGGTACTTTTGTTCATGAATATGATTTCAATACTAAATGGAGCAACAAAAGTGCTGCCTATATTCAAACTACAGATTTTGAAAATCCTTTTAACCTGGATTATAAAAAAGAAACCCAGTATGGCTACGGCGGAAGAACCAAGTTTACCTTAAATGATCAATGGGGACAATTTCCTGTTCGCTTGCTGCTAGGTGGAGAATACCAGTTTTCCAATACCAGCGCACAAAACTTTGGCAACCGAAATGGTCAGGCCGATACCGTGCGATTCAGTGATGACCTGATTACCACCCAAGGATTTCTCTTTCAACAAGTCGAAGTCAACTGGACCAAAAATATGCTGATGACACTAGCTCTAAGCGAAAACTTTTCCCGCTTTGACATCAATCGAAACATAGATGCTTCCACAGGCCTTCCTTATGCAGTAGAAAGAAAGTTCAATCCCGTCTGGGTGCCAAGACTGGCCTTTTCGGCTAAAATCAATCGCTATTCTGCACTCTTTGGAAGCATCAGTGCCGGCTTCTCTCCTCCCACCATAGATGAAGTACGCACCAATGAAGGCTCGATCAATCTAGACCTGGAAGCAGAAAAAGGCATCAATTATGAAATGGGCTATCGTGGCAATTATAGCGACGGCAAGATCAATTTAGATATAAGTACATTCTACTTTAAATTAGATGAAACCATCACTACCTACACCAATGAACAAGGGGTAGTACTATTTAGAAATGCAGGAGCCACAGACCAAAAGGGTATTGAAGCACAAATTGACTATTCCCTGATCCGAAGCAATACAGCTTGGCTCCAAGAACTGAAACTGGGACATGCTTATTCATTTCACCACTTCTTATTCAAGAATTATGTGAATGATGGAGAAGATTTTTCAGGAAACATGCTAACAGGCGTACCCCAAAACAACTTGGTCAACAGGTTAGATGTGGAAACCCAGTCAGGGCTTTATCTTAACGTGACCCATCAGTTTGTAAGTGAACTTCCTCTAAATGATGCCAACACGGTGATGCAGGACAGCTACAACTTACTTAATGCCCGGCTCGGTTGGCGAGGTAATCTCAGCAACAAGTTGGAGCTTGAAATATACGGAGGTGCTGACAACCTTCTGGATGAGCAATACAGTTTAGGAAATGATCTCAATGCGTTTGGAGGCAGGTATTATCAGCCCGCGGCCTTAAGAAATTTCTATGGAGGTATTAAAGTAAAAATGAGGTATTAGGCTGTAAGCCGACTCACTTAAACTTCACCACTTTTCCATGGGCTTGAGAAGTCATTTCCTCGGGGATGGCATGAGTGATTTCCTTATAAAGTAATTCCACCAAGCGTTTCTTCAAGAAACTTCGGGTCAAAATAATGCTTACTTCCCGGATCGGCTCTTCACCTGCAAAAGGCCTTAATCGGGTCTTTTCTTCCTCACTCAAATCAAATGTTGCCAGCTCTGGTAATAAAGTCACTCCTTTGTATCGGTTGACCATATTCTTCAAACCTTCCAGTGATCCGCTTTCATAGTGAAAATTCATTCGCTGGAATTTGCTCTGGTCGCAAATATTAAGCACTTGATCCCTAAAGCAGTGGCCTTGCTGAAGCACCCAAAAATCATCCGCCATAAGGTCTTTCACCATGATTGATTCATGATTCAGCAAATGGTGCCCTTTAGAAAGGTAAGCGTAGAATTTCTCATAAAACATCGGTTTTTCCACAATTCCTTGTTCATCCAAAGGGGTCACGACGATTCCAAGATCCAATTCATCATTGCGCAATCGCTTGACGATTTCCTCAGTGATCAGTTCTTCCACCTGAAGTTGTACATTGGGATATTTCTCTAAAAACCCCCTGATAAACAGGTGCAATAAATAAGGAGCCAAAGTAGGAATAATGCCCAACTTGATCACACCACTAATGTTTCCCTTGAGCTGGGCAATCATTTCATAAATTCCCTTGCTTTCAGAAACCACCTTTTTGGCTTGTTCGATCAACTGAGCACCAGTTTCTGTGGGGATTACAGGCATCTTAGATCGGTCAAAAATCACCACATCCAGCTCTCGCTCCAATTTATGGATTTGAGCACTCAAGGTAGGTTGAGTAACAAAACAAGCCTCTGCAGCGTGTCCAAAGTGACGGTGCTTATCCACCGCCAACACGTATTCCAATTGTTGGATGGTCATGTGTCAATCTGGTTTTTAGCCCTTAAAAACATGAAAGCAAAGATATAAATCTTTTTCTTTTTATTTAGATTTGATATAAATAATAATCTGATTTGCCGTATCCATGCTTATTACATTAAATTCTTCGCCCAATTGATCAGAAGCATTCTAACTGCCATATAGGCCTCAGGACCGAAACAGACGATATTTTTTTTTCCATTCATAACATAAAAGCTAACAATCATGTCTTTTTAACACCTTTACTTGTTGTATAATTCAGGCATCTAAAAATTCCTATTAACTTTACCAAAATAGTCACACGCCTATCCCAAATTATACCCACAACATTCAGTGATCTATACCCTATGAGTTTATTGAGCCTTCATGAGATTAGTAAAAAGTTTCCTCAGTCCAAGCAATTTGCGGTAAAGGATATTTCTCTGGAAATTGGAGAGGGTGAAATTTTAGCCATAGTAGGTGAAAATGGCTCAGGAAAAACCACCTTATTGAAGCTTATTGCAGGCATGGAACACCCAGACTCTGGTCGAATTATTTCTTCGGGACAAACCATTGTCAATGGTAAAACCGCCACCCCTGCCAACCAAAGAGGTGTCGGTGTTGTATTTGAAGATTACGCTCTTTTCCCTCAAATGAACATCTTGGAAAATGTGCGTTGTGCCTTGCACCAACAGGAAAAAAATGCCAAGCAAATTGCCAAAGACAGCCTAGCTTTGGTAGGACTTGAGGATAGTTTTGGGGCTTATCCTCACCAACTTTCCTCTGGACAGCGCCAGAGAGCCGCATTGGCCAGGGCTTTGGCATCAAGGCCCAAACTATTGCTTTTGGATGATCCTTTCAAAAGCCTTGACACCCGCTTCAAAAACGAGATCAGTGAAGACTTGAGGGACATCGTTAAAACCAGTGGTGTCACGACGATTTTTGCCAGTCATCACGCAAAGGATGCGCTTTCTGTTGCGGACAGGATTGCTATCCTTCATAAGGGAAAATTACAGCAAGTGGACGATCCGGTCAATATTTATAAATCTCCTGCCAATGCCTATGTAGCCAACTTTTTTGGTAAGAGAAATGAGATCATTGCCACACCAACAGAAGATGGTTTTTATTCTGGTTTTGGATTTATCCCAGATCCTAACTCCAAAAATTATACGGAGAAAGTAAAAATCCTTTTCCGCTCAGAAGATGCCAAAATCAAAAAAAGTACTGAACAACCTCTCAGCGGTGAGGTGGTAAGAACCCTGTATTATGGGGACCACCAAATCGTAAAACTGGTAGATGATGAAGGTAGGCAAATCAGTATTAAAGCAGCTCCTAACCGCAACTTTGTCAAAAACGACCGCATGTTTTTTACCATTGGTAAATACGAAATAGAAGAAGCTTTCTAGAATTGACCATTCACAAAATCAATCTTAAGGATTAGAAACGGATACTTGATAAATCAAATATCAAAGGTTATTTTGAAGGAATTATTTTCTGTCACATTAACCTAAACCCTTCTAATCATGTCTACAAAGAATGACTCCCATTTTTCCAGAAGAAAGTTCATGGGAGCCTCCCTTTTGAGTGCCACAGGCCTCAGCTTATGGCCCCATCTCAATTTTGCCAAATCTAAGGATCAGCTTAGCACATTACCTGCATCCAGTAAGGTCAGGCTTGGCTTTATCGGTATGGGTCGTCAATCTTACGGCATCATGAAGGGAATGATGTCCATTCCCCAAGTGGAAATCATCGCAGGGTGTGATGTATATGGGATAAAAAGAGAACGCTTCCAACATGCAGTAGGCGAACATTATGGTAAAAACCCAATTGAAATTCCGGTTTATGAGAAATACCAAGATTTGCTTTCCAGAGAAGATATAGATGCAGTGGTCATAGCCACCCCGGATTTTTGGCACGCGCTGATTGCCATTGATGCTTGCCGCGCCAAGAAAGATGTTTACTTGGAAAAACCTTTGACCTTTACCATCAAAGAAGGACAAGCGCTGGTCAAAGCGGTTAGAGACAACGGCACCGTATTGGCAGTAGGAAGCCAACAGCGCTCAGAAACCAATTTCCAGTATGCTGTTCGCTTGGTCCAAAAAGGACACATTGGGAAAATCAAAAAGGTTATGGTCAATGTGGGCCAACCGGAATCTCCAAAACCATATGATCTCCCCAAAGAAACCGTTCCGGCAGATTTAAATTGGAAACTCTGGCTTGGACCAATCAAGCCTGTACATTATAACCATGAATTAGACCCGCCTATTTCGATCAATCCAGCCAAAAACGAAGATCTCTGGGGAGCATGGAGGTGGTACGAAGAAACTGGTGGAGGCTTGATGACTGACTGGGGAGCCCACATGTTTGACATTGCCCAATGGGGAATCAGCATGGACCGAAATGGACCAGTGGAGGTTATCCCAGCAATGGGAAACAGCCCATTGACCTTCAAATATGAAAATGGTATAGTGATGACCACGGAGCCATTTGATGGAGATACCCGTGGAATAAAATTCATAGGAGAAAAAGGCTGGATCCAAGTTTCAAGAGGTGGTTTCAAAGCTTCTGATCCTAATCTGGTAGTCCCTGAAGATGAAGAAAGGCTCATTCAAGCCCCTCCCCATTATATTGACTTTATTGAAAGTGTTATCAGAAGAAAGGACCCAATTGCCACTGTAGAAATCGGGCACAGTACCTGTACCGTTTGTAGTTTGGGTAACATTGCCAATAAACTTCAGCGTACACTCAAATGGGACCCTATCCAGCAAGTATTTATTGGGGACGAGGAAGCTATGGGCATGCTCCATTACAATTATGAAAATGGCTATGAACTCAAAACATAAAAAAACAATAATCCTTCTATCATGGGTGATCCTCTGCGGGCTTTTTGCCTGTGGAGGAAAGTCTGGTGATGATAAGAATAAAGACATCCCCAAGCCTGAACCCAACACTCAAGAAAAAGCCTTTTTCACCCCAAACCCGCAAGCACTTTCAGAACAAAAAGTTGGTCAGCTTTCTATTGGCGACTCTGCTCCCTATTTTAACCTTCCAGGTGTCGATGGACAATACCATTCCTTGGAGGAATACCAAGATGCCCAAGTACTGGTCATCAATTTTACCTGCAACCACTGCCCAACAGCTCAGGCTTATGAAGACCGTTTTATACAAGCTGTCAAAGATTATCAGGATAAAGGGGTAGCTTTTGTGGCCATCTCCTCCAATTCACCGATAGGAATTTTACCAGAAGAACTCGGATACACTGACTTGAGCGATACATACCCCGAGATGATCGTCAGGGCGCAGGACAAGGCCTATAATTTCCCCTACCTTTATGATGGCGACAAGCATGAGTTTTCATTGGCTTATGGTCCTACCGCCACTCCTCATGTATTTGTATTTGACCAAAACAGAAAACTAACCTATTCCGGCAGAATCGATGATTCCGAAAAGCCTGGAACCGGTCAAGCGGAGGACTTAAGGTTGGCTATTGAAAGCACCTTAAATAATCAGCCTTTGCCGGATCAGCAAGCTATCCTACCTTCTTTTGGCTGCTCCATCAAGTGGGCCTGGAAAAACCAATATGGAGAAAAGGTCAATGCAGCCTGGAAAGAAAAACCTGTAACCCTGAACAAAATAGACCTTAGTGAGCTAGAGAACCTGTTGAAAAATGACAGTGATGAATTACTGCTTCTTAACTTTTGGGCTACATGGTGTGGACCTTGCATCGTTGAATATCCAGAATTTATCGAAATCCAACGCATGTACGGTGACCGGAATTTCCACTTTGTCTCCATCAGTTTAGACGATCCCAACGCAGCAGAAAAAGTGCTTAAATTTCTCAAAAAGAAGTACTCTGCGGTCAATAACTACCTGGTTAATACAGAAGACAAATATGAAATTATTGACTTGGTCAAGAATGACTGGGATGGAAGCCTTCCTCTCACCTTGCTTATAGAGTCGGGAGGAAAAGTAGCCTATAAAGTACCAGGAAGCATTGACCCATTAAAACTCAAAAAAGCCATAGTCAACCACCCACTGATGGGGCGATATTATTAGGATTTTTTGCAGAAAAGTAAGTTTTTCATAAAGACAAGGACAGATTTTCAAATTTTTGTTTTGAAAAAGTAAATATTTATTTTTGCACCTTACCAATTGTTGAAATTGGTAAGAATATTCCGCTTTCACGAAACTAAACCATTCTACATGCACCATGACCGCAGCGCTCAGTATTTTCATTGCTATGCCACCGCCAATGATAAGAGACTTTACCTGAAGGACATACAAAACCTGATCAGGATAAGAAATACCCCTCATGGTGTTGATAAGGTGATTCTTTTGATTGCTATCAGTAAGGTGAAGAGCTTAACGGTTTTTGATAAGCTTTTTATCAGGACCATCCGTAAATTGTTCGATCAACATCCCAATATTGAACTACGAAGCATCTATTTCAAAGAGAATATTGGTCGGGATTTCAGTTCTTACGCCACCTTGCACCGAAGGGTAAAATCCATGGCCAACAATGAAGATTATATTTTTTTCCAGAATAGAAGTGGCATTGGTCCTTATAAAAAAAGCTGGTTGGCATCATTTGCCCACCAGTTCAACAGATTTGATAACATAGCCATCTGTGGCAGCACCATCAACTTCAAAGACCACCATGGCAGGAGTCAAGATAATTTACCGCACGTGCAAACTTACGCTTTTCTCACAAAGCCTAAATTTCTCAACATGTTTGGTGATGCTTTCCCAGCAGAAAGTGAATCAGAAAGACTCAAAATTATCCTGAATGGAGAAATAGGCTTGAGTCGGTTCTTTTTGGAACAAGGACTTCGGATTACCTGTATGGAGTGGAAAGACAAACCTGTAAGCTCACATTGCCAACCTATCTGTGAAGATGATGTCAAAATCCGAGTGAAGGCAGATCATGCTTTTTATCACCGTAAATACTTCCGCAGAAATAAGAAGCCAAAAGTTAAAAATCCTATTCTTCACCCAACCAGTCAATATTTGAAAACCATGTTGAGTAATTGATGATAAAGAAAAAGGCCGATAAAATCGGCCTTTCTTATTACTTATTGGATAAATCCTTTTC harbors:
- a CDS encoding Gfo/Idh/MocA family protein, encoding MSTKNDSHFSRRKFMGASLLSATGLSLWPHLNFAKSKDQLSTLPASSKVRLGFIGMGRQSYGIMKGMMSIPQVEIIAGCDVYGIKRERFQHAVGEHYGKNPIEIPVYEKYQDLLSREDIDAVVIATPDFWHALIAIDACRAKKDVYLEKPLTFTIKEGQALVKAVRDNGTVLAVGSQQRSETNFQYAVRLVQKGHIGKIKKVMVNVGQPESPKPYDLPKETVPADLNWKLWLGPIKPVHYNHELDPPISINPAKNEDLWGAWRWYEETGGGLMTDWGAHMFDIAQWGISMDRNGPVEVIPAMGNSPLTFKYENGIVMTTEPFDGDTRGIKFIGEKGWIQVSRGGFKASDPNLVVPEDEERLIQAPPHYIDFIESVIRRKDPIATVEIGHSTCTVCSLGNIANKLQRTLKWDPIQQVFIGDEEAMGMLHYNYENGYELKT
- a CDS encoding redoxin domain-containing protein produces the protein MNSKHKKTIILLSWVILCGLFACGGKSGDDKNKDIPKPEPNTQEKAFFTPNPQALSEQKVGQLSIGDSAPYFNLPGVDGQYHSLEEYQDAQVLVINFTCNHCPTAQAYEDRFIQAVKDYQDKGVAFVAISSNSPIGILPEELGYTDLSDTYPEMIVRAQDKAYNFPYLYDGDKHEFSLAYGPTATPHVFVFDQNRKLTYSGRIDDSEKPGTGQAEDLRLAIESTLNNQPLPDQQAILPSFGCSIKWAWKNQYGEKVNAAWKEKPVTLNKIDLSELENLLKNDSDELLLLNFWATWCGPCIVEYPEFIEIQRMYGDRNFHFVSISLDDPNAAEKVLKFLKKKYSAVNNYLVNTEDKYEIIDLVKNDWDGSLPLTLLIESGGKVAYKVPGSIDPLKLKKAIVNHPLMGRYY